In one Amaranthus tricolor cultivar Red isolate AtriRed21 chromosome 8, ASM2621246v1, whole genome shotgun sequence genomic region, the following are encoded:
- the LOC130821802 gene encoding glutamate receptor 3.6-like isoform X2, producing the protein MILRDLWLLLSLVVVLDKRLVFVNGVSTDFSNRPKIVNIGALFSLNSTIGKVANVAIQAAIDDVNSSSDVLHGTQLNISMLDNCQSGFLGIAQTGFRIPLLAFAATDPALSSIEYPFIVRTTQSDLYQMDAIADLINYFGWREVATIYTDDNYGRNGIASLGDKLAENGGKISYRAPMSLGISSDEIKRLLFQVISQESRIFVLHTYHSYGLKVLEVARSLQMLENGFVWIATSWLMDVIETDSPLPSNAQNDIQGLLTLRVYTPNSNLKLNFTARWNNLVGREYNSFFGFNTCGLYAYDSVWILAYALDAYFAQGGNISFSKYSAVNRLHLDSIRVFDGGEELLSKIYQVNMTGLTGQIQFGENRNLINPVFEILNIVGTGHNKIGYWSNFSGLSQKLSEAVPSKRTDSTLQLSSVIWPGQTIEKPRGWVFQNNGKVLKIGVPRRVTYLEFVSYSPKTHSFSGFSIDVFTAALNLLPYGISYNLVPFGDGKSNPNMDELVERLSEGVYDAVVGDIVITAKRAKIVDFTQPFIESGLVVVAPVKTKDSDAWAFLSPLTPKMWCVTGVSIIILGAVIWVLEHRFNDEFRGPPQQQVKTLLWFGCSTWFGSHRETTLSILGRFVLFIWLFVVLIIKSSYTASLSSIFTLHQLYSPIKGIESLMGSKAPIGYQKGSFSMNYLHVDLRFPKSQLVPLNNEDEYEEALRKGPKNGGVAAIVDDMSRIENFLSRRCHYTIRGQTFTRNGRGFAFPKGSQLAVDMSTAILKLSEDGDLQRIHDKWLTKSACRSQDSKLTVDRLELNSFWGLFFICGVACFFAFIVYCIRLVKKFMRHRRSSEEDSDCQRPQRSCLRRFLAFLNEKEEQPRQDSI; encoded by the exons ATGATTTTGAGGGATTTATGGTTGTTGTTGTCATTGGTGGTTGTATTAGATAAAAGATTGGTTTTTGTTAATGGGGTTAGTACAGATTTTTCAAATAGGCCTAAGATAGTGAACATTGGTGCACTCTTTTCTTTGAATTCCACAATTGGGAAAGTTGCAAATGTTGCAATTCAAGCTGCAATAGATGATGTGAATTCTTCTTCTGATGTTCTTCATGGAACTCAACTCAATATCTCAATGCTTGATAATTGTCAGAGTGGATTCCTTGGGATTGCTCAGA CGGGATTCAGAATCCCTTTACTCGCCTTTGCTGCGACAGACCCAGCTCTTTCTTCTATCGAATATCCTTTCATTGTCCGAACAACTCAGAGTGATCTTTACCAAATGGATGCTATAGCAGACCTCATCAACTACTTTGGATGGCGGGAAGTAGCCACCATCTACACTGATGATAATTATGGAAGGAATGGGATCGCTTCTTTAGGTGATAAGTTGGCTGAAAATGGAGGTAAGATAAGCTATAGAGCGCCTATGAGCCTTGGAATAAGCAGCGATGAAATTAAGCGACTGTTGTTTCAGGTTATCTCACAAGAATCCCGGATTTTTGTTCTTCATACTTATCATAGTTATGGTCTTAAGGTACTTGAAGTGGCTCGTTCTCTTCAAATGTTAGAAAACGGCTTTGTTTGGATTGCTACAAGTTGGCTTATGGACGTTATAGAGACAGATTCTCCTCTTCCTTCCAATGCACAAAATGATATTCAAGGGTTACTTACCTTACGGGTGTACACACCCAATTCAAATCTTAAGTTAAACTTCACCGCTAGATGGAACAATTTAGTTGGAAGAGAGTACAATAGCTTTTTTGGATTCAACACATGTGGTCTTTACGCTTATGATTCTGTTTGGATTCTTGCCTATGCATTGGATGCGTACTTTGCTCAAGGCGGAAACATATCATTCTCGAAGTATTCAGCAGTTAATCGTCTGCACCTTGATTCCATCAGGGTTTTCGATGGCGGAGAAGAATTACTGTCCAAAATATATCAAGTTAATATGACAGGATTGACAGGCCAAATTCAGTTTGGTGAAAACCGGAACTTAATCAACCCTGTTTTTGAAATCCTCAATATAGTTGGAACAGGTCATAATAAAATAGGATACTGGTCAAACTTTTCAGGTCTATCACAGAAACTTTCAGAAGCTGTACCCTCGAAACGAACTGATTCAACTCTGCAGCTGTCTAGTGTAATCTGGCCCGGCCAAACCATAGAGAAACCTCGGGGATGGGTTTTCCAGAACAATGGGAAGGTTCTTAAGATTGGAGTCCCACGACGTGTTACTTACCTTGAATTCGTTTCATATTCTCCTAAGACGCACTCATTCTCCGGATTCAGCATTGATGTGTTCACAGCTGCTTTAAATTTGCTACCATATGGTATTTCTTATAACTTGGTACCATTTGGAGATGGAAAAAGTAACCCGAACATGGATGAGCTTGTTGAGCGACTGTCTGAAGGA GTATACGATGCTGTGGTTGGGGATATTGTGATTACAGCAAAAAGAGCAAAAATAGTAGATTTTACGCAGCCATTTATTGAGTCGGGTCTTGTTGTTGTGGCACCGGTTAAAACCAAGGACTCCGATGCTTGGGCTTTCTTGTCGCCGTTAACTCCAAAAATGTGGTGTGTAACCGGTGTATctatcattattttgggagctgtCATATGGGTTTTGGAGCATCGATTCAATGATGAATTCCGTGGTCCTCCCCAACAGCAAGTTAAAACATTGTTATG GTTCGGCTGTTCAACTTGGTTCGGTTCTCATA GGGAGACTACTCTAAGCATACTAGGTCGGTTTGTGCTATTCATATGGTTATTTGTAGTCCTAATTATCAAATCGAGCTACACGGCAAGCTTGAGCTCGATATTTACATTGCATCAGCTTTATTCTCCAATCAAAGGGATTGAGAGCTTAATGGGAAGCAAAGCTCCCATAGGATATCAAAAAGGTTCATTTTCTATGAATTATCTACATGTGGATCTTCGGTTTCCCAAGTCTCAGCTTGTTCCTCTTAATAATGAAGACGAGTATGAAGAAGCTCTTCGAAAGGGCCCTAAGAATGGCGGGGTTGCTGCCATAGTCGATGATATGTCGCGCATAGAGAATTTCCTTTCCCGGAGATGTCACTACACCATCAGAGGTCAAACATTCACCCGAAATGGAAGGGGATTT GCATTTCCGAAAGGCTCTCAACTGGCGGTAGACATGTCAACGGCTATACTAAAACTGTCGGAAGATGGGGACTTGCAGAGGATCCATGATAAGTGGCTGACGAAAAGTGCGTGCAGGTCACAGGATTCAAAGCTTACAGTAGACAGACTAGAGCTTAACAGCTTCTGGGGTCTATTCTTCATTTGTGGTGTAGCTTGTTTCTTTGCTTTCATTGTATATTGCATACGTTTGGTGAAGAAATTCATGCGTCATCGGCGTTCCAGTGAGGAAGATTCAGACTGCCAACGTCCACAACGTAGCTGCCTCCGGAGATTCTTGGCGTTTCTCAATGAGAAAGAAGAACAACCTCGACAGGACAGTATCTGA
- the LOC130821803 gene encoding serine/threonine-protein kinase/endoribonuclease IRE1a-like isoform X2, whose product MVDTRESDSRKVMWSISSGPPIYKSYQAPVQENNEKDKVLGHSRYAFLECGDDWELYLNHEYGKVKLELAIQDYVQKTPIYEDDGVTVGSMHSKVFRVDFWTGRLIYDYEKSVSSKEGAAQIASALGRTKRGSSSMKASSVELYIERIDYSLSTKVFDKLVWNLTVGFFKTKVRCRGTEHLLDGASFNLDHKLGSGSSDALRTFSLPCEIEVSVRRFRKQETFESFLILKGLPDKLSTTHQKGVFLPTYSHLRPSREVLEIERGTRKRIVNLTMLIRGYIPWILIFVTLLLIGFAFHHRFIVGSGKIQLDEESILSTPPVSSNKKRSRKPMKNINAPREDQHNEKAVGQWLNLNSLLQGETEGHIIGKLFVSNREIAKGSNGTVIYEGIYEGRKVAVKRLVQAHHDMAFKEIQNLIASDQHPNVIRWYGVEYDHGFVYLSLELCSCSLNDLIESYADFPHNSISFGDQSLHAKTEYKIRLNSVQATMQDIKLWKNNGHPSALLLKLMRDVVSGIVHLHELGIIHRDLKPQNVLIKKDKTLCAKLSDMGISKRLLADMSSLGHHATGHGSSGWQPREQLLHGRQTRAVDIFSLGCVLFFCVTGGQHPFGDRFERDANIIRDQMDLFLVENMPEALELFSRLLQPDPEKRPKAQEVLHHPFFWNSEMRLSFLHDASDRVELEDRETNSNILKALESVGSVAIGTKWNEKLEPQFIDNIGRYRRYKYDSVRDLLRVMRNKLNHYRELPAEIQGLLGHIPDGFEEYFSSRFPRLLIEVYKVLNRFCRSEPWFQKYVQGSML is encoded by the exons ATGGTAGATACTCGAGAAAGTGATTCTAGAAAAGTAATGTGGTCTATTTCTTCAGGGCCTCCAATTTACAAGTCATATCAGGCTCCTGttcaagaaaataatgaaaaggATAAAGTACTGGGACACAGTAGATATGCTTTTCTGGAATGTGGAGATGACTGGGAGTTATATCTGAACCATGAATATGGAAAAGTG AAACTTGAACTTGCAATTCAAGATTATGTGCAAAAAACACCAATATATGAGGATGATGGAGTTACTGTGGGATCCATGCATTCTAAAGTTTTTAGGGTTGATTTTTGGACTGGAAGGcttatttatgattatgaaaAATCTGTTTCTAGTAAGGAAGGGGCTGCACAGATTGCCTCAGCCCTAGGTAGAACTAAAAGAGGATCTTCAAGCATGAAGGCATCAAGTGTGGAGTTATACATAGAAAGAATAGATTATTCGCTTTCAACTAAAGTCTTTGACAAATTAGTTTGGAACCTAACTGTTGGTTTCTTTAAAACCAAAGTTAGATGTAGAGGGACTGAGCATTTGCTTGATGGAGCTTCATTTAATTTGGACCATAAACTTGGCTCTGGTTCTTCTGATGCTCTTAGAACTTTCTCTTTACCTTGTGAAATAGAAGTATCCGTTCGTCGTTTTCGCAAGCAGGAGACGTTTGAGTCTTTCCTTATACTAAAAGGCCTACCTGATAAACTCTCAACCACTCATCAGAAAGGGGTATTTTTACCTACTTATAGCCACCTTCGGCCTTCGCGTGAAGTTCTAGAAATTGAAAGGGGCACTCGTAAGAGGATTGTCAATTTGACGATGTTAATAAGGGGGTATATTCCATGGATTTTAATCTTTGTGACTCTGCTGCTTATTGGTTTTGCTTTTCATCATAGATTTATAGTGGGAAGCGGAAAAATTCAGTTAGATGAGGAGTCGATCTTGAGTACTCCACCGGTGTCTTCTAATAAGAAAAGATCTCGTAAACCTATGAAGAACATAAATGCCCCAAGGGAAGACCAACATAATGAGAAGGCTGTTGGACAATGGCTAAATCTCAATAGTCTTTTGCAAGGTGAGACAGAGGGACATATAATTGGCAAATTGTTTGTGTCCAATAGAGAAATAGCGAAGGGAAGCAATGGCACTGTTATATATGAGGGAATTTATGAAGGTAGGAAGGTGGCAGTGAAACGCTTGGTTCAGGCTCATCATGACATGGCGTTTAAAGAAATTCAAAACCTTATTGCATCAGACCAACATCCTAATGTCATTCGATGGTATGGCGTGGAATATGACCATGGATTTGTATATCTTTCTCTTGAGCTCTGTTCTTGCAGTTTAAATGATCTTATTGAGTCTTATGCTGATTTCCCTCATAACTCTATAAGCTTTGGTGACCAATCATTACATGCAAAGACAGAGTACAAAATCAGGTTGAATTCTGTGCAGGCTACCATGCAAGACATTAAATTATGGAAAAATAACGGGCATCCGTCTGCCTTGTTGTTGAAGCTAATGAG AGATGTGGTTTCTGGGATTGTTCATTTGCATGAACTGGGAATAATTCATCGAGACTTGAAGCCACAAAATGTACTGATAAAAAAGGACAAAACCCTCTGTGCAAAGCTTTCTGATATGGGGATTAGCAAAAGGCTTCTTGCAGATATGTCTTCTTTAGGTCATCATGCTACTG GTCATGGAAGTTCTGGCTGGCAACCTCGTGAACAGCTACTCCATGGACGGCAAACACGAGCTGTGGATATATTTAGCTTAGGCTGTGTCCTTTTTTTCTGTGTTACCGGTGGTCAGCATCCCTTTGGTGATCGATTTGAACGTGATGCCAATATTATTAGGGATCAAATGGACCTTTTTCTGGTGGAGAATATGCCAGAAGCACTGGAGCTTTTTTCTCGTTTACTGCAACCAGACCCTGAAAAGAG GCCCAAGGCACAGGAGGTGTTACACCATCCATTCTTTTGGAACAGTGAGATGCGCTTGTCCTTTCTTCATGACGCTAGTGACAGAGTTGAATTAGAAGACAGAGAGACTAATTCTAATATCCTGAAAGCATTGGAAAGCGTTGGTTCTGTGGCTATAGGTACCAAATGGAATGAAAAGTTGGAACCTCAGTTTATAGATAATATTGGTCGTTACAGACGTTACAAGTATGACAGTGTCCGCGACCTGCTGCGGGTCATGCGAAATAAATTGAATCATTATCGAGAGCTGCCTGCTGAGATTCAG GGACTTCTGGGACATATCCCGGATGGATTTGAAGAGTACTTCTCGAGCAGATTTCCCAGGCTCTTGATTGAGGTGTATAAAGTGCTAAATCGATTCTGCAGATCTGAGCCATGGTTTCAGAAATATGTTCAAGGAAGCATGCTTTGA
- the LOC130821802 gene encoding glutamate receptor 3.6-like isoform X1 has protein sequence MILRDLWLLLSLVVVLDKRLVFVNGVSTDFSNRPKIVNIGALFSLNSTIGKVANVAIQAAIDDVNSSSDVLHGTQLNISMLDNCQSGFLGIAQTMAFMDDDIVAIIGPQSSVLAHVVSPIAAGFRIPLLAFAATDPALSSIEYPFIVRTTQSDLYQMDAIADLINYFGWREVATIYTDDNYGRNGIASLGDKLAENGGKISYRAPMSLGISSDEIKRLLFQVISQESRIFVLHTYHSYGLKVLEVARSLQMLENGFVWIATSWLMDVIETDSPLPSNAQNDIQGLLTLRVYTPNSNLKLNFTARWNNLVGREYNSFFGFNTCGLYAYDSVWILAYALDAYFAQGGNISFSKYSAVNRLHLDSIRVFDGGEELLSKIYQVNMTGLTGQIQFGENRNLINPVFEILNIVGTGHNKIGYWSNFSGLSQKLSEAVPSKRTDSTLQLSSVIWPGQTIEKPRGWVFQNNGKVLKIGVPRRVTYLEFVSYSPKTHSFSGFSIDVFTAALNLLPYGISYNLVPFGDGKSNPNMDELVERLSEGVYDAVVGDIVITAKRAKIVDFTQPFIESGLVVVAPVKTKDSDAWAFLSPLTPKMWCVTGVSIIILGAVIWVLEHRFNDEFRGPPQQQVKTLLWFGCSTWFGSHRETTLSILGRFVLFIWLFVVLIIKSSYTASLSSIFTLHQLYSPIKGIESLMGSKAPIGYQKGSFSMNYLHVDLRFPKSQLVPLNNEDEYEEALRKGPKNGGVAAIVDDMSRIENFLSRRCHYTIRGQTFTRNGRGFAFPKGSQLAVDMSTAILKLSEDGDLQRIHDKWLTKSACRSQDSKLTVDRLELNSFWGLFFICGVACFFAFIVYCIRLVKKFMRHRRSSEEDSDCQRPQRSCLRRFLAFLNEKEEQPRQDSI, from the exons ATGATTTTGAGGGATTTATGGTTGTTGTTGTCATTGGTGGTTGTATTAGATAAAAGATTGGTTTTTGTTAATGGGGTTAGTACAGATTTTTCAAATAGGCCTAAGATAGTGAACATTGGTGCACTCTTTTCTTTGAATTCCACAATTGGGAAAGTTGCAAATGTTGCAATTCAAGCTGCAATAGATGATGTGAATTCTTCTTCTGATGTTCTTCATGGAACTCAACTCAATATCTCAATGCTTGATAATTGTCAGAGTGGATTCCTTGGGATTGCTCAGA CAATGGCATTCATGGATGATGACATAGTTGCAATAATAGGTCCACAATCATCTGTTCTAGCTCATGTAGTTTCTCCCATTGCAGCGGGATTCAGAATCCCTTTACTCGCCTTTGCTGCGACAGACCCAGCTCTTTCTTCTATCGAATATCCTTTCATTGTCCGAACAACTCAGAGTGATCTTTACCAAATGGATGCTATAGCAGACCTCATCAACTACTTTGGATGGCGGGAAGTAGCCACCATCTACACTGATGATAATTATGGAAGGAATGGGATCGCTTCTTTAGGTGATAAGTTGGCTGAAAATGGAGGTAAGATAAGCTATAGAGCGCCTATGAGCCTTGGAATAAGCAGCGATGAAATTAAGCGACTGTTGTTTCAGGTTATCTCACAAGAATCCCGGATTTTTGTTCTTCATACTTATCATAGTTATGGTCTTAAGGTACTTGAAGTGGCTCGTTCTCTTCAAATGTTAGAAAACGGCTTTGTTTGGATTGCTACAAGTTGGCTTATGGACGTTATAGAGACAGATTCTCCTCTTCCTTCCAATGCACAAAATGATATTCAAGGGTTACTTACCTTACGGGTGTACACACCCAATTCAAATCTTAAGTTAAACTTCACCGCTAGATGGAACAATTTAGTTGGAAGAGAGTACAATAGCTTTTTTGGATTCAACACATGTGGTCTTTACGCTTATGATTCTGTTTGGATTCTTGCCTATGCATTGGATGCGTACTTTGCTCAAGGCGGAAACATATCATTCTCGAAGTATTCAGCAGTTAATCGTCTGCACCTTGATTCCATCAGGGTTTTCGATGGCGGAGAAGAATTACTGTCCAAAATATATCAAGTTAATATGACAGGATTGACAGGCCAAATTCAGTTTGGTGAAAACCGGAACTTAATCAACCCTGTTTTTGAAATCCTCAATATAGTTGGAACAGGTCATAATAAAATAGGATACTGGTCAAACTTTTCAGGTCTATCACAGAAACTTTCAGAAGCTGTACCCTCGAAACGAACTGATTCAACTCTGCAGCTGTCTAGTGTAATCTGGCCCGGCCAAACCATAGAGAAACCTCGGGGATGGGTTTTCCAGAACAATGGGAAGGTTCTTAAGATTGGAGTCCCACGACGTGTTACTTACCTTGAATTCGTTTCATATTCTCCTAAGACGCACTCATTCTCCGGATTCAGCATTGATGTGTTCACAGCTGCTTTAAATTTGCTACCATATGGTATTTCTTATAACTTGGTACCATTTGGAGATGGAAAAAGTAACCCGAACATGGATGAGCTTGTTGAGCGACTGTCTGAAGGA GTATACGATGCTGTGGTTGGGGATATTGTGATTACAGCAAAAAGAGCAAAAATAGTAGATTTTACGCAGCCATTTATTGAGTCGGGTCTTGTTGTTGTGGCACCGGTTAAAACCAAGGACTCCGATGCTTGGGCTTTCTTGTCGCCGTTAACTCCAAAAATGTGGTGTGTAACCGGTGTATctatcattattttgggagctgtCATATGGGTTTTGGAGCATCGATTCAATGATGAATTCCGTGGTCCTCCCCAACAGCAAGTTAAAACATTGTTATG GTTCGGCTGTTCAACTTGGTTCGGTTCTCATA GGGAGACTACTCTAAGCATACTAGGTCGGTTTGTGCTATTCATATGGTTATTTGTAGTCCTAATTATCAAATCGAGCTACACGGCAAGCTTGAGCTCGATATTTACATTGCATCAGCTTTATTCTCCAATCAAAGGGATTGAGAGCTTAATGGGAAGCAAAGCTCCCATAGGATATCAAAAAGGTTCATTTTCTATGAATTATCTACATGTGGATCTTCGGTTTCCCAAGTCTCAGCTTGTTCCTCTTAATAATGAAGACGAGTATGAAGAAGCTCTTCGAAAGGGCCCTAAGAATGGCGGGGTTGCTGCCATAGTCGATGATATGTCGCGCATAGAGAATTTCCTTTCCCGGAGATGTCACTACACCATCAGAGGTCAAACATTCACCCGAAATGGAAGGGGATTT GCATTTCCGAAAGGCTCTCAACTGGCGGTAGACATGTCAACGGCTATACTAAAACTGTCGGAAGATGGGGACTTGCAGAGGATCCATGATAAGTGGCTGACGAAAAGTGCGTGCAGGTCACAGGATTCAAAGCTTACAGTAGACAGACTAGAGCTTAACAGCTTCTGGGGTCTATTCTTCATTTGTGGTGTAGCTTGTTTCTTTGCTTTCATTGTATATTGCATACGTTTGGTGAAGAAATTCATGCGTCATCGGCGTTCCAGTGAGGAAGATTCAGACTGCCAACGTCCACAACGTAGCTGCCTCCGGAGATTCTTGGCGTTTCTCAATGAGAAAGAAGAACAACCTCGACAGGACAGTATCTGA
- the LOC130821803 gene encoding serine/threonine-protein kinase/endoribonuclease IRE1a-like isoform X1 translates to MKLQFLLSSIFSIIIAHVCLSISSDLVLPSPGEFYLHRPAARKPLSLPPEQDFELVVAPNGIVYMVDTRESDSRKVMWSISSGPPIYKSYQAPVQENNEKDKVLGHSRYAFLECGDDWELYLNHEYGKVKLELAIQDYVQKTPIYEDDGVTVGSMHSKVFRVDFWTGRLIYDYEKSVSSKEGAAQIASALGRTKRGSSSMKASSVELYIERIDYSLSTKVFDKLVWNLTVGFFKTKVRCRGTEHLLDGASFNLDHKLGSGSSDALRTFSLPCEIEVSVRRFRKQETFESFLILKGLPDKLSTTHQKGVFLPTYSHLRPSREVLEIERGTRKRIVNLTMLIRGYIPWILIFVTLLLIGFAFHHRFIVGSGKIQLDEESILSTPPVSSNKKRSRKPMKNINAPREDQHNEKAVGQWLNLNSLLQGETEGHIIGKLFVSNREIAKGSNGTVIYEGIYEGRKVAVKRLVQAHHDMAFKEIQNLIASDQHPNVIRWYGVEYDHGFVYLSLELCSCSLNDLIESYADFPHNSISFGDQSLHAKTEYKIRLNSVQATMQDIKLWKNNGHPSALLLKLMRDVVSGIVHLHELGIIHRDLKPQNVLIKKDKTLCAKLSDMGISKRLLADMSSLGHHATGHGSSGWQPREQLLHGRQTRAVDIFSLGCVLFFCVTGGQHPFGDRFERDANIIRDQMDLFLVENMPEALELFSRLLQPDPEKRPKAQEVLHHPFFWNSEMRLSFLHDASDRVELEDRETNSNILKALESVGSVAIGTKWNEKLEPQFIDNIGRYRRYKYDSVRDLLRVMRNKLNHYRELPAEIQGLLGHIPDGFEEYFSSRFPRLLIEVYKVLNRFCRSEPWFQKYVQGSML, encoded by the exons ATGAAACTCCAATTCCTCCTTTCCTCCATCTTTTCCATTATCATTGCTCATGTTTGTCTTTCCATTTCTAGTGATCTCGTTTTACCCTCTCCTGGAGAGTTTTACCTCCACCGTCCCGCTGCAAGAAAACCACTTTCGTTACCTCC GGAACAAGATTTCGAGCTAGTAGTTGCTCCTAATGGCATTGTCTATATGGTAGATACTCGAGAAAGTGATTCTAGAAAAGTAATGTGGTCTATTTCTTCAGGGCCTCCAATTTACAAGTCATATCAGGCTCCTGttcaagaaaataatgaaaaggATAAAGTACTGGGACACAGTAGATATGCTTTTCTGGAATGTGGAGATGACTGGGAGTTATATCTGAACCATGAATATGGAAAAGTG AAACTTGAACTTGCAATTCAAGATTATGTGCAAAAAACACCAATATATGAGGATGATGGAGTTACTGTGGGATCCATGCATTCTAAAGTTTTTAGGGTTGATTTTTGGACTGGAAGGcttatttatgattatgaaaAATCTGTTTCTAGTAAGGAAGGGGCTGCACAGATTGCCTCAGCCCTAGGTAGAACTAAAAGAGGATCTTCAAGCATGAAGGCATCAAGTGTGGAGTTATACATAGAAAGAATAGATTATTCGCTTTCAACTAAAGTCTTTGACAAATTAGTTTGGAACCTAACTGTTGGTTTCTTTAAAACCAAAGTTAGATGTAGAGGGACTGAGCATTTGCTTGATGGAGCTTCATTTAATTTGGACCATAAACTTGGCTCTGGTTCTTCTGATGCTCTTAGAACTTTCTCTTTACCTTGTGAAATAGAAGTATCCGTTCGTCGTTTTCGCAAGCAGGAGACGTTTGAGTCTTTCCTTATACTAAAAGGCCTACCTGATAAACTCTCAACCACTCATCAGAAAGGGGTATTTTTACCTACTTATAGCCACCTTCGGCCTTCGCGTGAAGTTCTAGAAATTGAAAGGGGCACTCGTAAGAGGATTGTCAATTTGACGATGTTAATAAGGGGGTATATTCCATGGATTTTAATCTTTGTGACTCTGCTGCTTATTGGTTTTGCTTTTCATCATAGATTTATAGTGGGAAGCGGAAAAATTCAGTTAGATGAGGAGTCGATCTTGAGTACTCCACCGGTGTCTTCTAATAAGAAAAGATCTCGTAAACCTATGAAGAACATAAATGCCCCAAGGGAAGACCAACATAATGAGAAGGCTGTTGGACAATGGCTAAATCTCAATAGTCTTTTGCAAGGTGAGACAGAGGGACATATAATTGGCAAATTGTTTGTGTCCAATAGAGAAATAGCGAAGGGAAGCAATGGCACTGTTATATATGAGGGAATTTATGAAGGTAGGAAGGTGGCAGTGAAACGCTTGGTTCAGGCTCATCATGACATGGCGTTTAAAGAAATTCAAAACCTTATTGCATCAGACCAACATCCTAATGTCATTCGATGGTATGGCGTGGAATATGACCATGGATTTGTATATCTTTCTCTTGAGCTCTGTTCTTGCAGTTTAAATGATCTTATTGAGTCTTATGCTGATTTCCCTCATAACTCTATAAGCTTTGGTGACCAATCATTACATGCAAAGACAGAGTACAAAATCAGGTTGAATTCTGTGCAGGCTACCATGCAAGACATTAAATTATGGAAAAATAACGGGCATCCGTCTGCCTTGTTGTTGAAGCTAATGAG AGATGTGGTTTCTGGGATTGTTCATTTGCATGAACTGGGAATAATTCATCGAGACTTGAAGCCACAAAATGTACTGATAAAAAAGGACAAAACCCTCTGTGCAAAGCTTTCTGATATGGGGATTAGCAAAAGGCTTCTTGCAGATATGTCTTCTTTAGGTCATCATGCTACTG GTCATGGAAGTTCTGGCTGGCAACCTCGTGAACAGCTACTCCATGGACGGCAAACACGAGCTGTGGATATATTTAGCTTAGGCTGTGTCCTTTTTTTCTGTGTTACCGGTGGTCAGCATCCCTTTGGTGATCGATTTGAACGTGATGCCAATATTATTAGGGATCAAATGGACCTTTTTCTGGTGGAGAATATGCCAGAAGCACTGGAGCTTTTTTCTCGTTTACTGCAACCAGACCCTGAAAAGAG GCCCAAGGCACAGGAGGTGTTACACCATCCATTCTTTTGGAACAGTGAGATGCGCTTGTCCTTTCTTCATGACGCTAGTGACAGAGTTGAATTAGAAGACAGAGAGACTAATTCTAATATCCTGAAAGCATTGGAAAGCGTTGGTTCTGTGGCTATAGGTACCAAATGGAATGAAAAGTTGGAACCTCAGTTTATAGATAATATTGGTCGTTACAGACGTTACAAGTATGACAGTGTCCGCGACCTGCTGCGGGTCATGCGAAATAAATTGAATCATTATCGAGAGCTGCCTGCTGAGATTCAG GGACTTCTGGGACATATCCCGGATGGATTTGAAGAGTACTTCTCGAGCAGATTTCCCAGGCTCTTGATTGAGGTGTATAAAGTGCTAAATCGATTCTGCAGATCTGAGCCATGGTTTCAGAAATATGTTCAAGGAAGCATGCTTTGA